The stretch of DNA TTCAGCATGTTGAGACCCAAGGAGTACGCCGGGACCAAGCAAGACCCCCACATCGTCCCCTCCATCACCGACAAGAGGATCGTCGGCTGCATCTGTAAGCGCGCTCGCTAATCTCTTCATCTGGGGCTAATCTGCGAAACCCTTTTAAACCTGTGCAGTTAGGTTGAGCctattttactgtttaaaaaaaaaaaaaaaaagagatttacaaGGGATGCATGCATGtcccacaaatttaaaaatgtgccaactttcttatttttttgcaatgaggcacaaaacaaggtttaaaatgtactggcaaGCTATTTGATGAAAACCTTTTTACTTGGTGTGCAATTCACACACGATAATGAAGACACTCTACTGTGCTTGCAGTGGATTTGTAATGGTCTCAGACACTGATCAGCCACCAATTCATTCCTCTCTCATTCTTTCTCTGCAGGTGAAGAGGATAACACAGCTGTAGTTTGGTTCTGGCTCCACCAGGGGGAGGCTCAGCGCTGCCCTTCTTGCGGCTCCCATTACAAACTGGTCCCTCATGAGCTGCCCCACTAACCTCTCAATTACtcttcttaaagaaaaaaaaaaacaaccaagagaATTCCTTTGAAACAGTGTGACCTCATCTCTGTTTTTCTTTGACTTGAAATATTTATGGTTTGGGACACACACAAGTATACTTCTATAAATTCCAGTTGTGACAGTTTACAATgatactgtaatgtactgtatgttgcattTGTCTGGATCCTCTCATAAACCTTACAGCGTTTAAAACCTCAACTGcctgcatcattttttttaattgttagttagtttagcagacgcctttatccaaggcgacttacagagacgagGGTGTGTGAGCTGTCCGTaagctgcagagtcccttacaaCAGGGTcccctgaaagacggagcacaaggagggtcacatagtgagtcagtggctgagctgggatttgaactgg from Polyodon spathula isolate WHYD16114869_AA chromosome 31, ASM1765450v1, whole genome shotgun sequence encodes:
- the LOC121303150 gene encoding cytochrome c oxidase subunit 5B, mitochondrial-like, translating into MAARLLLRSAVRVAARRAGPAPVPAPVRGMSAGGIPTDEEQATGMEKKIIHALKTGSDPFSMLRPKEYAGTKQDPHIVPSITDKRIVGCICEEDNTAVVWFWLHQGEAQRCPSCGSHYKLVPHELPH